The DNA region CCTTACGGCTTTTGGGTTAATCGTCCAGCGTAAACCGAATTAGTTAAACTCAGATTGTTTCTATATCAACCAAGGATGGTTATGAAATTTCAAAAACTTGAAGTGTGGCAGTTGAGCTATCAACTTTCACGATCAATATATATAGAGACTAAAGAGTTACGAGATTTTGGGTTTAAAGATCAAATTACTCGTTCTGGCCTCTCCGTTCCTTCAAATATTGCTGAAGGAATAGAACGTCAGGGCACAAAAGAACAAATACAGTTTCTGTATATTGCTAAAGCATCACTAGCAGAGTCCATGACACAGGCAATGATAGGGAAAGATATAGGCTACCTTGATTCAAATTTTGTTGACGATTTACTCGTTAAATCAGAAAAAATAGCGGCAATGATTGCTGGATTAATCAAATCGATTAAAAAGCGCAACCTGGAGCGTTAAATAAAGCGTGCAGTAGTCTGTGGTCATTACCCGTAAGCGAAGCGTTCAGTAGGAAGCTTGCGACCGTTCCGAACACCGTACACTGTTCACCGTCAGCAAAGCGTTCCGTAAGGAAGCTTGCGACCGTTCCGAACACCGTACACTGTTCACCGTCAGTAAAACGTTCCGTAAGGAAGCTTGCGACCGTTCCGAACACCGTATACTGTTCACCGTCAGCAAAGCGTTCCGAAATCTGTAATCGATTTTCTGTAACCCGTAAGCGAAGCGTTCAGTAAGGAAGCTTGCGACCGTTCCGTAAACCGTACTCGAAACTTAAAACAAAGAGACAAACGTTAAATGTCCAATGAAATAAACCAATATAAACAAGATCACCAATTTCCACAGGTTTCGGCTAGTGACGACGAAATTGACCTTCGTGAGTTATTTTCGGTGATCTGGCAAGGCAAGTGGTTAATTATTGCAATCACGTTTATTTTCGCTGTAGCCTCAGTTGTATTTGCGATTAATCAGCCAAATATCTATAAGTCAGAAGCCTTGTTAGCACCGGCTGATTCAGAGCAAGGTGGTGGCGGTTTAGCGGCACTTGCTGGGCAGTTTGGTGGTTTAGCAAGCATGGCAGGTATCAACTTGGGTGCTGGTGGTGTAGATAAAACACAAATGGCAATAGAAGTGATGAAGTCACGCCAATTTACCAGTAACTTTATCCAAAAACATAATATTTTACCTGACTTAATGGCTGCTAAAAAATGGAATATGGCTGATAACTCAATTAGCTACGATGACGAAATATATAATTCGGTTGAAAGCAAATGGTTGCGCGAAGTAAAACTGCCATACAAATCTGAACCGTCAATGCAAGAAGCCTATAAAGTATTCAGTAAAATCATTGCCATTAACGCAGCAAAAGACACTGGTATGGTAACCGTTTCTGTCGAACATCTTTCACCAACTGTAGCTCATCAATGGGTTAATTGGTTAGTGCAAGATATTAATAAAGAAATGAAAGACCGCGATGTTGCTGAAGCAACTCGCAGTACAATATTTTTGAAATCTCAAATTCAACAAACAAAGATTGCAGACATTCGCTCAATTTTATACAAACTTATCGAAGAGCAAGCGAAAACAATTATGTTTGCCGAAGTACGCGATGAGTACGTATTTAAAACAATTGATCCAGCGTTAATACCAGAAGAGAAATCAAAGCCTAAACGAGCGTTAATCTGTGTGTTAGGCACCATGCTAGGTGGCATGTTAGGTGTCATGTTTGTATTAATTAGGTATTTTGTTAGAAAAGAGAATTAAGACTCTTTGCTTTATAGTTATTAGCAGCGAAGCGCTCTAGCAATCTAGGCTCAACTCTTTATTTACCTATTGGGACTGTTTTCAAGAAAACAGCGAAACCTGAGTTGTATGCGGGTTAGCGAAGATTGACGTGTCTCAAAATGGATTAAATGTGTCTCATCATCCTAATTATTAGTGAGTGTAGATGTTGAAAATATTCAACATTAGTTAAAAATATGACTTATAAAATTGAAATCATGCCATCAGGTATATCATTTGAAAGTGAATCTAATATTTTAGATGATGCAATAGCTCAGAATATTTACCTAGAGTATAGCTGTAAAAGTGGTGACTGTGGTGTTTGTTCTGCTGATGTTTTATCTGGTGTTGTTATTAATGAAAATGGTAAAGCTGTGTCATCGGGTAAA from Shewanella polaris includes:
- a CDS encoding Wzz/FepE/Etk N-terminal domain-containing protein — translated: MSNEINQYKQDHQFPQVSASDDEIDLRELFSVIWQGKWLIIAITFIFAVASVVFAINQPNIYKSEALLAPADSEQGGGGLAALAGQFGGLASMAGINLGAGGVDKTQMAIEVMKSRQFTSNFIQKHNILPDLMAAKKWNMADNSISYDDEIYNSVESKWLREVKLPYKSEPSMQEAYKVFSKIIAINAAKDTGMVTVSVEHLSPTVAHQWVNWLVQDINKEMKDRDVAEATRSTIFLKSQIQQTKIADIRSILYKLIEEQAKTIMFAEVRDEYVFKTIDPALIPEEKSKPKRALICVLGTMLGGMLGVMFVLIRYFVRKEN
- a CDS encoding four helix bundle protein, with amino-acid sequence MKFQKLEVWQLSYQLSRSIYIETKELRDFGFKDQITRSGLSVPSNIAEGIERQGTKEQIQFLYIAKASLAESMTQAMIGKDIGYLDSNFVDDLLVKSEKIAAMIAGLIKSIKKRNLER